A region of Homo sapiens chromosome 17, GRCh38.p14 Primary Assembly DNA encodes the following proteins:
- the FKBP10 gene encoding peptidyl-prolyl cis-trans isomerase FKBP10 isoform X1, whose amino-acid sequence MFPAGPPSHSLLRLPLLQLLLLVVQAVGRGLGRASPAGGPLEDVVIERYHIPRACPREVQMGDFVRYHYNGTFEDGKKFDSSYDRNTLVAIVVGVGRLITGMDRGLMGMCVNERRRLIVPPHLGYGSIGLAGLIPPDATLYFDVVLLDVWNKEDTVQVSTLLRPPHCPRMVQDGDFVRYHYNGTLLDGTSFDTSYSKGGTYDTYVGSGWLIKGMDQGLLGMCPGERRKIIIPPFLAYGEKGYGTVIPPQASLVFHVLLIDVHNPKDAVQLETLELPPGCVRRAGAGDFMRYHYNGSLMDGTLFDSSYSRNHTYNTYIGQGYIIPGMDQGLQGACMGERRRITIPPHLAYGENGTGDKIPGSAVLIFNVHVIDFHNPADVVEIRTLSRPSETCNETTKLGDFVRYHYNCSLLDGTQLFTSGETDAGSHEPSRPHFRGQRHDYGAPQEATLGANKVIEGLDTGLQGMCVGERRQLIVPPHLAHGESGARGVPGSAVLLFEVELVSREDGLPTGYLFVWHKDPPANLFEDMDLNKDGEVPPEEFSTFIKAQVSEGKGRLMPGQDPEKTIGDMFQNQDRNQDGKITVDELKLKSDEDEERVHEEL is encoded by the exons ATGTTCCCCGCGGGCCCCCCCAGCCACAGCCTCCTCCGGCTCCCCCTGCTGCAGTTGCTGCTACTGGTGGTGCAGGccgtggggagggggctgggccgCGCCAGCCCGGCCGGGGGCCCCCTGGAAGATGTGGTCATCGAGAGGTACCACATCCCCAGGGCCTGTCCCCGGGAAGTGCAGATGGGGGATTTTGTGCGCTACCACTACAACGGCACTTTTGAAGATGGCAAGAAGTTTGATTCAAG CTATGATCGCAACACCTTGGTGGCCATCGTGGTGGGTGTGGGGCGCCTCATCACTGGCATGGACCGAGGCCTCATGGGCATGTGTGTCAACGAGCGGCGACGCCTCATTGTGCCTCCCCACCTGGGCTATGGGAGCATCGGCCTGG CGGGGCTCATTCCACCGGATGCCACCCTCTACTTCGATGTGGTTCTGCTGGATGTGTGGAACAAGGAAGACACCGTGCAGGTGAGCACATTGCTGCGCCCGCCCCACTGCCCCCGCATGGTCCAGGACGGCGACTTTGTCCGCTACCACTACAATGGCACCCTGCTGGACGGCACCTCCTTCGACACCAG CTACAGTAAGGGCGGCACTTATGACACCTACGTCGGCTCTGGTTGGCTGATCAAGGGCATGGACCAGGGGCTGCTGGGCATGTGTcctggagagagaaggaagattATCATCCCTCCATTCCTGGCCTATGGCGAGAAAGGCTATG GGACAGTGATCCCCCCACAGGCCTCGCTGGTCTTTCACGTCCTCCTGATTGACGTGCACAACCCGAAGGACGCTGTCCAGCTAGAGACGCTGGAGCTCCCCCCCGGCTGTGTCCGCAGAGCCGGGGCCGGGGACTTCATGCGCTACCACTACAATGGCTCCTTGATGGACGGCACCCTCTTCGATTCCAG CTACTCCCGCAACCACACCTACAATACCTATATCGGGCAGGGTTACATCATCCCCGGGATGGACCAGGGGCTGCAGGGTGCCTGCATGGGGGAACGCCGGAGAATTACCATCCCCCCGCACCTCGCctatggggagaatggaactg GAGACAAGATCCCTGGCTCTGCCGTGCTAATCTTCAACGTCCATGTCATTGACTTCCACAACCCTGCGGATGTGGTGGAAATCAGGACACTGTCCCGGCCATCTGAGACCTGCAATGAGACCACCAAGCTTGGGGACTTTGTTCGATACCATTACAACTGTTCTTTGCTGGACGGCACCCAGCTGTTCACCTC AGGGGAAACTGACGCAGGGAGCCATGAGCCCTCGAGGCCACACTTTAGGGGGCAGAG GCATGACTACGGGGCCCCCCAGGAGGCGACTCTCGGGGCCAACAAGGTGATCGAAGGCCTGGACACGGGCCTGCAGGGCATGTGTGTGGGAGAGAGGCGGCAGCTCATCGTGCCCCCGCACCTGGCCCACGGGGAGAGTGGAG cCCGGGGAGTCCCAGGCAGTGCTGTGCTGCTGTTTGAGGTGGAGCTGGTGTCCCGGGAGGATGGGCTGCCCACAGGCTACCTGTTTGTGTGGCACAAGGACCCTCCTGCCAACCTGTTTGAAGACATGGACCTCAACAAGGATGGCGAGGTCCCTCCGGAGGAG TTCTCCACCTTCATCAAGGCTCAAGTGAGTGAGGGCAAAGGACGCCTCATGCCTGGGCAGGACCCTGAGAAAACCATAGGAGACATGTTCCAGAACCAGGACCGCAACCAGGACGGCAAGATCACAGTCGACGAGCTCAAGCTGAAGTCAGATGAGGACGAGGAGCGGGTCCACGAGGAGCTCTGA
- the FKBP10 gene encoding peptidyl-prolyl cis-trans isomerase FKBP10 precursor has translation MFPAGPPSHSLLRLPLLQLLLLVVQAVGRGLGRASPAGGPLEDVVIERYHIPRACPREVQMGDFVRYHYNGTFEDGKKFDSSYDRNTLVAIVVGVGRLITGMDRGLMGMCVNERRRLIVPPHLGYGSIGLAGLIPPDATLYFDVVLLDVWNKEDTVQVSTLLRPPHCPRMVQDGDFVRYHYNGTLLDGTSFDTSYSKGGTYDTYVGSGWLIKGMDQGLLGMCPGERRKIIIPPFLAYGEKGYGTVIPPQASLVFHVLLIDVHNPKDAVQLETLELPPGCVRRAGAGDFMRYHYNGSLMDGTLFDSSYSRNHTYNTYIGQGYIIPGMDQGLQGACMGERRRITIPPHLAYGENGTGDKIPGSAVLIFNVHVIDFHNPADVVEIRTLSRPSETCNETTKLGDFVRYHYNCSLLDGTQLFTSHDYGAPQEATLGANKVIEGLDTGLQGMCVGERRQLIVPPHLAHGESGARGVPGSAVLLFEVELVSREDGLPTGYLFVWHKDPPANLFEDMDLNKDGEVPPEEFSTFIKAQVSEGKGRLMPGQDPEKTIGDMFQNQDRNQDGKITVDELKLKSDEDEERVHEEL, from the exons ATGTTCCCCGCGGGCCCCCCCAGCCACAGCCTCCTCCGGCTCCCCCTGCTGCAGTTGCTGCTACTGGTGGTGCAGGccgtggggagggggctgggccgCGCCAGCCCGGCCGGGGGCCCCCTGGAAGATGTGGTCATCGAGAGGTACCACATCCCCAGGGCCTGTCCCCGGGAAGTGCAGATGGGGGATTTTGTGCGCTACCACTACAACGGCACTTTTGAAGATGGCAAGAAGTTTGATTCAAG CTATGATCGCAACACCTTGGTGGCCATCGTGGTGGGTGTGGGGCGCCTCATCACTGGCATGGACCGAGGCCTCATGGGCATGTGTGTCAACGAGCGGCGACGCCTCATTGTGCCTCCCCACCTGGGCTATGGGAGCATCGGCCTGG CGGGGCTCATTCCACCGGATGCCACCCTCTACTTCGATGTGGTTCTGCTGGATGTGTGGAACAAGGAAGACACCGTGCAGGTGAGCACATTGCTGCGCCCGCCCCACTGCCCCCGCATGGTCCAGGACGGCGACTTTGTCCGCTACCACTACAATGGCACCCTGCTGGACGGCACCTCCTTCGACACCAG CTACAGTAAGGGCGGCACTTATGACACCTACGTCGGCTCTGGTTGGCTGATCAAGGGCATGGACCAGGGGCTGCTGGGCATGTGTcctggagagagaaggaagattATCATCCCTCCATTCCTGGCCTATGGCGAGAAAGGCTATG GGACAGTGATCCCCCCACAGGCCTCGCTGGTCTTTCACGTCCTCCTGATTGACGTGCACAACCCGAAGGACGCTGTCCAGCTAGAGACGCTGGAGCTCCCCCCCGGCTGTGTCCGCAGAGCCGGGGCCGGGGACTTCATGCGCTACCACTACAATGGCTCCTTGATGGACGGCACCCTCTTCGATTCCAG CTACTCCCGCAACCACACCTACAATACCTATATCGGGCAGGGTTACATCATCCCCGGGATGGACCAGGGGCTGCAGGGTGCCTGCATGGGGGAACGCCGGAGAATTACCATCCCCCCGCACCTCGCctatggggagaatggaactg GAGACAAGATCCCTGGCTCTGCCGTGCTAATCTTCAACGTCCATGTCATTGACTTCCACAACCCTGCGGATGTGGTGGAAATCAGGACACTGTCCCGGCCATCTGAGACCTGCAATGAGACCACCAAGCTTGGGGACTTTGTTCGATACCATTACAACTGTTCTTTGCTGGACGGCACCCAGCTGTTCACCTC GCATGACTACGGGGCCCCCCAGGAGGCGACTCTCGGGGCCAACAAGGTGATCGAAGGCCTGGACACGGGCCTGCAGGGCATGTGTGTGGGAGAGAGGCGGCAGCTCATCGTGCCCCCGCACCTGGCCCACGGGGAGAGTGGAG cCCGGGGAGTCCCAGGCAGTGCTGTGCTGCTGTTTGAGGTGGAGCTGGTGTCCCGGGAGGATGGGCTGCCCACAGGCTACCTGTTTGTGTGGCACAAGGACCCTCCTGCCAACCTGTTTGAAGACATGGACCTCAACAAGGATGGCGAGGTCCCTCCGGAGGAG TTCTCCACCTTCATCAAGGCTCAAGTGAGTGAGGGCAAAGGACGCCTCATGCCTGGGCAGGACCCTGAGAAAACCATAGGAGACATGTTCCAGAACCAGGACCGCAACCAGGACGGCAAGATCACAGTCGACGAGCTCAAGCTGAAGTCAGATGAGGACGAGGAGCGGGTCCACGAGGAGCTCTGA
- the FKBP10 gene encoding peptidyl-prolyl cis-trans isomerase FKBP10 isoform X2 — MWSSRGTTSPGPVPGKCRWGILCATTTTALLKMARSLIQAGLIPPDATLYFDVVLLDVWNKEDTVQVSTLLRPPHCPRMVQDGDFVRYHYNGTLLDGTSFDTSYSKGGTYDTYVGSGWLIKGMDQGLLGMCPGERRKIIIPPFLAYGEKGYGTVIPPQASLVFHVLLIDVHNPKDAVQLETLELPPGCVRRAGAGDFMRYHYNGSLMDGTLFDSSYSRNHTYNTYIGQGYIIPGMDQGLQGACMGERRRITIPPHLAYGENGTGDKIPGSAVLIFNVHVIDFHNPADVVEIRTLSRPSETCNETTKLGDFVRYHYNCSLLDGTQLFTSGETDAGSHEPSRPHFRGQRHDYGAPQEATLGANKVIEGLDTGLQGMCVGERRQLIVPPHLAHGESGARGVPGSAVLLFEVELVSREDGLPTGYLFVWHKDPPANLFEDMDLNKDGEVPPEEFSTFIKAQVSEGKGRLMPGQDPEKTIGDMFQNQDRNQDGKITVDELKLKSDEDEERVHEEL; from the exons ATGTGGTCATCGAGAGGTACCACATCCCCAGGGCCTGTCCCCGGGAAGTGCAGATGGGGGATTTTGTGCGCTACCACTACAACGGCACTTTTGAAGATGGCAAGAAGTTTGATTCAAG CGGGGCTCATTCCACCGGATGCCACCCTCTACTTCGATGTGGTTCTGCTGGATGTGTGGAACAAGGAAGACACCGTGCAGGTGAGCACATTGCTGCGCCCGCCCCACTGCCCCCGCATGGTCCAGGACGGCGACTTTGTCCGCTACCACTACAATGGCACCCTGCTGGACGGCACCTCCTTCGACACCAG CTACAGTAAGGGCGGCACTTATGACACCTACGTCGGCTCTGGTTGGCTGATCAAGGGCATGGACCAGGGGCTGCTGGGCATGTGTcctggagagagaaggaagattATCATCCCTCCATTCCTGGCCTATGGCGAGAAAGGCTATG GGACAGTGATCCCCCCACAGGCCTCGCTGGTCTTTCACGTCCTCCTGATTGACGTGCACAACCCGAAGGACGCTGTCCAGCTAGAGACGCTGGAGCTCCCCCCCGGCTGTGTCCGCAGAGCCGGGGCCGGGGACTTCATGCGCTACCACTACAATGGCTCCTTGATGGACGGCACCCTCTTCGATTCCAG CTACTCCCGCAACCACACCTACAATACCTATATCGGGCAGGGTTACATCATCCCCGGGATGGACCAGGGGCTGCAGGGTGCCTGCATGGGGGAACGCCGGAGAATTACCATCCCCCCGCACCTCGCctatggggagaatggaactg GAGACAAGATCCCTGGCTCTGCCGTGCTAATCTTCAACGTCCATGTCATTGACTTCCACAACCCTGCGGATGTGGTGGAAATCAGGACACTGTCCCGGCCATCTGAGACCTGCAATGAGACCACCAAGCTTGGGGACTTTGTTCGATACCATTACAACTGTTCTTTGCTGGACGGCACCCAGCTGTTCACCTC AGGGGAAACTGACGCAGGGAGCCATGAGCCCTCGAGGCCACACTTTAGGGGGCAGAG GCATGACTACGGGGCCCCCCAGGAGGCGACTCTCGGGGCCAACAAGGTGATCGAAGGCCTGGACACGGGCCTGCAGGGCATGTGTGTGGGAGAGAGGCGGCAGCTCATCGTGCCCCCGCACCTGGCCCACGGGGAGAGTGGAG cCCGGGGAGTCCCAGGCAGTGCTGTGCTGCTGTTTGAGGTGGAGCTGGTGTCCCGGGAGGATGGGCTGCCCACAGGCTACCTGTTTGTGTGGCACAAGGACCCTCCTGCCAACCTGTTTGAAGACATGGACCTCAACAAGGATGGCGAGGTCCCTCCGGAGGAG TTCTCCACCTTCATCAAGGCTCAAGTGAGTGAGGGCAAAGGACGCCTCATGCCTGGGCAGGACCCTGAGAAAACCATAGGAGACATGTTCCAGAACCAGGACCGCAACCAGGACGGCAAGATCACAGTCGACGAGCTCAAGCTGAAGTCAGATGAGGACGAGGAGCGGGTCCACGAGGAGCTCTGA
- the FKBP10 gene encoding peptidyl-prolyl cis-trans isomerase FKBP10 isoform X3 encodes MWSSRGTTSPGPVPGKCRWGILCATTTTALLKMARSLIQAGLIPPDATLYFDVVLLDVWNKEDTVQVSTLLRPPHCPRMVQDGDFVRYHYNGTLLDGTSFDTSYSKGGTYDTYVGSGWLIKGMDQGLLGMCPGERRKIIIPPFLAYGEKGYGTVIPPQASLVFHVLLIDVHNPKDAVQLETLELPPGCVRRAGAGDFMRYHYNGSLMDGTLFDSSYSRNHTYNTYIGQGYIIPGMDQGLQGACMGERRRITIPPHLAYGENGTGDKIPGSAVLIFNVHVIDFHNPADVVEIRTLSRPSETCNETTKLGDFVRYHYNCSLLDGTQLFTSHDYGAPQEATLGANKVIEGLDTGLQGMCVGERRQLIVPPHLAHGESGARGVPGSAVLLFEVELVSREDGLPTGYLFVWHKDPPANLFEDMDLNKDGEVPPEEFSTFIKAQVSEGKGRLMPGQDPEKTIGDMFQNQDRNQDGKITVDELKLKSDEDEERVHEEL; translated from the exons ATGTGGTCATCGAGAGGTACCACATCCCCAGGGCCTGTCCCCGGGAAGTGCAGATGGGGGATTTTGTGCGCTACCACTACAACGGCACTTTTGAAGATGGCAAGAAGTTTGATTCAAG CGGGGCTCATTCCACCGGATGCCACCCTCTACTTCGATGTGGTTCTGCTGGATGTGTGGAACAAGGAAGACACCGTGCAGGTGAGCACATTGCTGCGCCCGCCCCACTGCCCCCGCATGGTCCAGGACGGCGACTTTGTCCGCTACCACTACAATGGCACCCTGCTGGACGGCACCTCCTTCGACACCAG CTACAGTAAGGGCGGCACTTATGACACCTACGTCGGCTCTGGTTGGCTGATCAAGGGCATGGACCAGGGGCTGCTGGGCATGTGTcctggagagagaaggaagattATCATCCCTCCATTCCTGGCCTATGGCGAGAAAGGCTATG GGACAGTGATCCCCCCACAGGCCTCGCTGGTCTTTCACGTCCTCCTGATTGACGTGCACAACCCGAAGGACGCTGTCCAGCTAGAGACGCTGGAGCTCCCCCCCGGCTGTGTCCGCAGAGCCGGGGCCGGGGACTTCATGCGCTACCACTACAATGGCTCCTTGATGGACGGCACCCTCTTCGATTCCAG CTACTCCCGCAACCACACCTACAATACCTATATCGGGCAGGGTTACATCATCCCCGGGATGGACCAGGGGCTGCAGGGTGCCTGCATGGGGGAACGCCGGAGAATTACCATCCCCCCGCACCTCGCctatggggagaatggaactg GAGACAAGATCCCTGGCTCTGCCGTGCTAATCTTCAACGTCCATGTCATTGACTTCCACAACCCTGCGGATGTGGTGGAAATCAGGACACTGTCCCGGCCATCTGAGACCTGCAATGAGACCACCAAGCTTGGGGACTTTGTTCGATACCATTACAACTGTTCTTTGCTGGACGGCACCCAGCTGTTCACCTC GCATGACTACGGGGCCCCCCAGGAGGCGACTCTCGGGGCCAACAAGGTGATCGAAGGCCTGGACACGGGCCTGCAGGGCATGTGTGTGGGAGAGAGGCGGCAGCTCATCGTGCCCCCGCACCTGGCCCACGGGGAGAGTGGAG cCCGGGGAGTCCCAGGCAGTGCTGTGCTGCTGTTTGAGGTGGAGCTGGTGTCCCGGGAGGATGGGCTGCCCACAGGCTACCTGTTTGTGTGGCACAAGGACCCTCCTGCCAACCTGTTTGAAGACATGGACCTCAACAAGGATGGCGAGGTCCCTCCGGAGGAG TTCTCCACCTTCATCAAGGCTCAAGTGAGTGAGGGCAAAGGACGCCTCATGCCTGGGCAGGACCCTGAGAAAACCATAGGAGACATGTTCCAGAACCAGGACCGCAACCAGGACGGCAAGATCACAGTCGACGAGCTCAAGCTGAAGTCAGATGAGGACGAGGAGCGGGTCCACGAGGAGCTCTGA